In the Eptesicus fuscus isolate TK198812 chromosome 12, DD_ASM_mEF_20220401, whole genome shotgun sequence genome, one interval contains:
- the TPD52L2 gene encoding tumor protein D54 isoform X1, producing the protein MDSAGQDINLNSPNKGLLSDSMTDVPVDTAVAAQTPAVEGLTEAEEEELRAELMKVEEEIVTLRQVLAAKERRCGELRRKLGPSASEGLRQSLSRSWRDVQVSSAYVKTSEKLGEWNERMTQSDLYKRTQETLSQAGQKTSAALSTMGSAISRKLGDMSSYSIRHSMSMPAMRNSATFKSLEDRVGTIKSKVVGGKENDSDSFPSPTGSGDKPLPDHAPF; encoded by the exons ATGGACTCTGCTGGCCAAG ATATCAACCTGAATTCTCCTAACAAAGGTCTGTTGTCCGACTCCATGACGGATGTCCCTGTTGACACGGCAGTGGCTGCCCAGACTCCTGCTGTCGAGGGTCTGACGGAAGCTGAGGAGGAAGAGTTGAGGGCCGAGCTCATGAAG GTAGAAGAGGAAATCGTCACCCTGCGCCAGGTCCTGGCGGCCAAGGAGAGGCGCTGCGGAGAGCTGAGGAGGAAGCTGGGCCCCTCTGCTTCGGAGGGCCTGAGGCAGAGCCTGTCCAGGAGCTGGCGCGACGTGCAGGTCTCGAGCGC CTATGTGAAAACTTCTGAGAAACTTGGAGAGTGGAATGAGAGAATGACCCAGTCGGACCT CTACAAGAGGACTCAGGAGACTCTCTCTCAGGCGGGACAGAAGACTTCAGCTGCCCTGTCCACCATGGGCTCTGCCATCAGCAGGAAGCTCGGGGACATGAG CAGCTACTCCATCCGCCACTCAATGAGTATGCCAGCCATGAG GAATTCTGCTACCTTCAAGTCACTTGAAGACCGAGTTGGGACCATCAAG TCTAAGGTGGTGGGTGGCAAAGAGAATGACAGTGACAGCTTTCCCTCCCCGACTGGGAGTGGCGACAAGCCCCTGCCCGATCACGCGCCCTTCTAA
- the TPD52L2 gene encoding tumor protein D54 isoform X4 — protein MDSAGQDINLNSPNKGLLSDSMTDVPVDTAVAAQTPAVEGLTEAEEEELRAELMKVEEEIVTLRQVLAAKERRCGELRRKLGPSASEGLRQSLSRSWRDVQVSSAYKRTQETLSQAGQKTSAALSTMGSAISRKLGDMRNSATFKSLEDRVGTIKSKVVGGKENDSDSFPSPTGSGDKPLPDHAPF, from the exons ATGGACTCTGCTGGCCAAG ATATCAACCTGAATTCTCCTAACAAAGGTCTGTTGTCCGACTCCATGACGGATGTCCCTGTTGACACGGCAGTGGCTGCCCAGACTCCTGCTGTCGAGGGTCTGACGGAAGCTGAGGAGGAAGAGTTGAGGGCCGAGCTCATGAAG GTAGAAGAGGAAATCGTCACCCTGCGCCAGGTCCTGGCGGCCAAGGAGAGGCGCTGCGGAGAGCTGAGGAGGAAGCTGGGCCCCTCTGCTTCGGAGGGCCTGAGGCAGAGCCTGTCCAGGAGCTGGCGCGACGTGCAGGTCTCGAGCGC CTACAAGAGGACTCAGGAGACTCTCTCTCAGGCGGGACAGAAGACTTCAGCTGCCCTGTCCACCATGGGCTCTGCCATCAGCAGGAAGCTCGGGGACATGAG GAATTCTGCTACCTTCAAGTCACTTGAAGACCGAGTTGGGACCATCAAG TCTAAGGTGGTGGGTGGCAAAGAGAATGACAGTGACAGCTTTCCCTCCCCGACTGGGAGTGGCGACAAGCCCCTGCCCGATCACGCGCCCTTCTAA
- the TPD52L2 gene encoding tumor protein D54 isoform X3 produces the protein MDSAGQDINLNSPNKGLLSDSMTDVPVDTAVAAQTPAVEGLTEAEEEELRAELMKVEEEIVTLRQVLAAKERRCGELRRKLGPSASEGLRQSLSRSWRDVQVSSAYKRTQETLSQAGQKTSAALSTMGSAISRKLGDMSSYSIRHSMSMPAMRNSATFKSLEDRVGTIKSKVVGGKENDSDSFPSPTGSGDKPLPDHAPF, from the exons ATGGACTCTGCTGGCCAAG ATATCAACCTGAATTCTCCTAACAAAGGTCTGTTGTCCGACTCCATGACGGATGTCCCTGTTGACACGGCAGTGGCTGCCCAGACTCCTGCTGTCGAGGGTCTGACGGAAGCTGAGGAGGAAGAGTTGAGGGCCGAGCTCATGAAG GTAGAAGAGGAAATCGTCACCCTGCGCCAGGTCCTGGCGGCCAAGGAGAGGCGCTGCGGAGAGCTGAGGAGGAAGCTGGGCCCCTCTGCTTCGGAGGGCCTGAGGCAGAGCCTGTCCAGGAGCTGGCGCGACGTGCAGGTCTCGAGCGC CTACAAGAGGACTCAGGAGACTCTCTCTCAGGCGGGACAGAAGACTTCAGCTGCCCTGTCCACCATGGGCTCTGCCATCAGCAGGAAGCTCGGGGACATGAG CAGCTACTCCATCCGCCACTCAATGAGTATGCCAGCCATGAG GAATTCTGCTACCTTCAAGTCACTTGAAGACCGAGTTGGGACCATCAAG TCTAAGGTGGTGGGTGGCAAAGAGAATGACAGTGACAGCTTTCCCTCCCCGACTGGGAGTGGCGACAAGCCCCTGCCCGATCACGCGCCCTTCTAA
- the ABHD16B gene encoding protein ABHD16B, with product MCVVCFVKALVHVFKIYLTANYTYNFRSWPVDFRWDDVGARAGGSSHCALTCTAAAAGVWLLQDAALGGGAPGRPLHGSRSQLQCLLQQIRELPGQLASYALAHSLGRWLVYPGSMFLMTRALLPLLQQGQERLVERYHGRRAKLVARDGNEIDTMFMDRRQHPGSQGRGLRLVICCEGNAGFYEMGCLSAPLEAGYSVLGWNHPGFGGSTGEPFPRHDANAMDVVIKYALHRLRFPPAHVVIYGWSIGGFTATWATMTYPELGALVLDATFDDLVPLALKVMPQSWKGLVVRTVREHFNLNVAEQLCGYPGPVLLLRRTLDDVVSTSGPLRPLPSGDVEGNRGNELLLRLLQHRYPAVMAREGHAIVTRWLRAGSLAQEAAFYARYHVDDDWCLALLRSYRAHWEDKQEDEEFWGPQGLAFPWLVGQDLSSRRRRQLALFLARKHLKNVEATHCSPLEPEDFQLPWRL from the coding sequence ATGTGTGTCGTCTGCTTCGTGAAGGCGCTGGTGCACGTGTTCAAGATCTACCTGACTGCCAACTACACCTACAACTTCCGCAGCTGGCCTGTGGACTTCCGCTGGGATGACGTGGGCGCCCGCGCGGGGGGCAGCAGTCACTGCGCGCTGACGTGCACGGCGGCTGCGGCTGGCGTGTGGCTGCTCCAGGATGCCGCGCTGGGCGGGGGCGCGCCGGGGAGGCCGCTGCACGGGTCGCGCAGCCAGCTGCAGTGCCTTCTGCAGCAGATCCGAGAGCTGCCCGGCCAGCTGGCCAGCTACGCGCTGGCCCACTCGCTGGGCCGCTGGCTCGTGTACCCGGGCTCCATGTTCCTGATGACCCGagcgctgctgccactgctgcagcAGGGCCAAGAACGCCTGGTGGAGCGCTACCACGGCCGGCGTGCCAAGCTGGTGGCCCGAGATGGCAACGAGATcgacaccatgttcatggatcgcCGCCAACACCCGGGCAGCCAGGGCCGCGGCCTGCGCCTGGTCATCTGCTGTGAAGGCAACGCCGGCTTCTATGAGATGGGCTGCCTGTCGGCGCCGCTGGAGGCTGGCTACTCGGTGCTGGGCTGGAACCACCCGGGCTTCGGGGGCAGCACCGGCGAGCCGTTCCCTCGGCACGATGCCAACGCTATGGACGTGGTGATCAAGTACGCACTGCACCGTCTGCGCTTCCCGCCGGCGCACGTGGTGATCTATGGCTGGTCCATTGGCGGCTTCACAGCCACCTGGGCCACCATGACCTACCCGGAGCTGGGGGCTCTGGTGCTTGATGCCACCTTCGACGACCTTGTGCCTCTGGCCCTGAAGGTCATGccccagagctggaagggactgGTGGTGCGCACCGTGCGTGAACACTTCAACCTCAATGTCGCGGAGCAGCTGTGCGGCTACCCCGGGCCGGTGTTGCTGCTCCGGCGAACTCTGGACGACGTGGTCAGCACCTCGGGCCCCCTGCGCCCCCTGCCGTCCGGCGACGTGGAGGGCAACCGCGGTAACGAGCTGCTCCTGCGCCTGCTGCAGCACCGCTACCCGGCTGTGATGGCGCGCGAGGGCCACGCCATCGTGACCCGCTGGCTGCGCGCGGGCAGCCTGGCACAGGAAGCTGCTTTCTATGCGCGTTACCACGTGGATGACGACTGGTGCCTGGCACTGCTACGCTCCTATCGCGCTCACTGGGAGGACAAGCAGGAGGACGAGGAGTTCTGGGGACCGCAAGGCCTCGCCTTCCCGTGGCTGGTGGGTCAGGACCTGAGCTCGCGTAGGCGCCGGCAACTCGCGCTGTTCCTGGCGCGAAAACACCTCAAGAACGTGGAAGCGACTCATTGCAGCCCGCTAGAACCCGAGGACTTCCAGTTGCCCTGGAGACTGTAG
- the TPD52L2 gene encoding tumor protein D54 isoform X2: MDSAGQDINLNSPNKGLLSDSMTDVPVDTAVAAQTPAVEGLTEAEEEELRAELMKVEEEIVTLRQVLAAKERRCGELRRKLGPSASEGLRQSLSRSWRDVQVSSAYVKTSEKLGEWNERMTQSDLYKRTQETLSQAGQKTSAALSTMGSAISRKLGDMRNSATFKSLEDRVGTIKSKVVGGKENDSDSFPSPTGSGDKPLPDHAPF, encoded by the exons ATGGACTCTGCTGGCCAAG ATATCAACCTGAATTCTCCTAACAAAGGTCTGTTGTCCGACTCCATGACGGATGTCCCTGTTGACACGGCAGTGGCTGCCCAGACTCCTGCTGTCGAGGGTCTGACGGAAGCTGAGGAGGAAGAGTTGAGGGCCGAGCTCATGAAG GTAGAAGAGGAAATCGTCACCCTGCGCCAGGTCCTGGCGGCCAAGGAGAGGCGCTGCGGAGAGCTGAGGAGGAAGCTGGGCCCCTCTGCTTCGGAGGGCCTGAGGCAGAGCCTGTCCAGGAGCTGGCGCGACGTGCAGGTCTCGAGCGC CTATGTGAAAACTTCTGAGAAACTTGGAGAGTGGAATGAGAGAATGACCCAGTCGGACCT CTACAAGAGGACTCAGGAGACTCTCTCTCAGGCGGGACAGAAGACTTCAGCTGCCCTGTCCACCATGGGCTCTGCCATCAGCAGGAAGCTCGGGGACATGAG GAATTCTGCTACCTTCAAGTCACTTGAAGACCGAGTTGGGACCATCAAG TCTAAGGTGGTGGGTGGCAAAGAGAATGACAGTGACAGCTTTCCCTCCCCGACTGGGAGTGGCGACAAGCCCCTGCCCGATCACGCGCCCTTCTAA